One window of the Streptomyces asoensis genome contains the following:
- a CDS encoding WD40 repeat domain-containing protein: protein MPRAERPLDLDTGPLTCFAADLRKLRETAGRPPYRTMAQKAHYSSTTLSDAAGGRTFPSLSVTLAYVEVCQGDRRAWESRWHAVAAEIAASAQGDGPAETSRQSTPYAGLSAFQPEDADRFFGRERLTDEALAKVRDHRFLAVFGPSGSGKSSLLRAGLVARARASGWPVMLFTPGPHPVEECAIRLAAVTGEAPGALMTELRDDPEALHLRIRQAMIHGTPDIDALIVADQFEEVFTLCRDRDERDAFIALLIAATTATTSRTRVVLGVRADFYAHCVQDPRLVEAMRGAQLAVGPMSSQELREAITRPARLAGCTVTGPLLAAVVADATGQPGALPLISHAMVETWRRRSGNRLTLDGYLAAGGIQHALAQTAETAYRALSPVQQSLARSLFLRLTALGDGTEDTRRRIAPDELDPGPDTAFVLESLARQRLVTLDESCVEITHEAIIRCWPRLRDWLTEDRDRLVLHRQLTDATADWEAHGRDPHAVWRGARLAAALDLAAADPGRLTSRERSFLGASRDAQAGEMAAARRRTLRLRQLVTLLTVLMVTAVTAGVLAVGSRDAAVRQRNVAIARKAAADAAEVRHRNPALAAQLNLAAYRLAATNDVRDQLMSTFATPYISRLTGHTSDVVSISFAPQSTVLATASWDGTVRLWDVGDAHHPVRLAVLNQPRRLLSVAFGQGGRVLAAASERSVRLWDVADRRAPVELSTLPVQSAAPMWVAFRPDGDIIATGHTDGATRLWDVRDPRHPRPLATLPGHTAAVTSSAFSPDGRRLATTGDTTARLWDVADPAHPRRLDVLRGHTDTVTSVAFSPDGRTVATGSWDHTARIWHIGSSPRTRPPAVLLGHVTIVWSVAFHPDGRTLASVGGSTLLWDVDDPAHPKRVSAIPGGAYQAAFSPDGRTLADSDRLLDLRDLSLGTHDDVVTSLAFAPGGRLLASASWDGTVRLWQVTGGRALWPLALLRGHTRFVRSVAFSPDGRTLVSAAEDGTVRVWDVTAPRGPRLMSVLTPDAGEVAGAGFGPGGHVLAVWAKAEAGLWDLTDPGRPRLLSRIAEGGPDVTMASFRPDGRTLVTSTGESGSLRFWDISEPRSPRELRSPLRSEPLTGGMFSPDNRTLAAVHRPDKTVWLIDIGDTGRPMKAVKAVKAGTVTRLRASGSWLYALAFSADGRRLAAGAADGRIPMWDVGGAAASVLLTGQSNPVPAVAFDPHGNTLATGGNDFTIRLWDTGLDRVAARICDRAYPRITRAEWARYFAAVDFTPPCPAT, encoded by the coding sequence ATGCCACGCGCCGAACGCCCGCTTGACCTGGACACCGGTCCGCTGACGTGCTTCGCGGCCGACCTGCGGAAGCTGCGCGAGACGGCGGGACGGCCCCCCTACCGGACGATGGCCCAAAAGGCGCACTATTCGTCCACGACGCTGTCGGACGCCGCGGGCGGACGCACGTTTCCCAGCCTGAGTGTCACGCTCGCGTATGTCGAGGTGTGCCAGGGCGACCGCCGCGCATGGGAATCCCGCTGGCACGCGGTCGCCGCCGAGATCGCCGCGAGCGCGCAGGGCGACGGGCCCGCGGAAACCAGCCGGCAGAGCACGCCGTACGCCGGTCTTTCGGCGTTCCAGCCGGAGGACGCCGACCGCTTCTTCGGGCGCGAACGGCTGACCGACGAGGCGCTCGCGAAGGTGCGTGACCACCGGTTCCTGGCGGTCTTCGGGCCGTCCGGATCGGGGAAGTCCTCGCTGCTGCGGGCAGGGCTCGTCGCCCGTGCGCGGGCATCGGGGTGGCCGGTGATGCTCTTCACGCCGGGGCCCCACCCCGTCGAGGAGTGCGCGATCCGCCTGGCCGCGGTGACGGGAGAGGCCCCCGGCGCGCTGATGACCGAGCTGCGCGACGATCCCGAGGCGCTGCACCTGCGGATCCGGCAGGCCATGATCCACGGCACACCGGACATCGACGCGCTGATCGTGGCCGACCAGTTCGAGGAGGTCTTCACCCTCTGCCGGGACCGGGACGAACGAGACGCGTTCATCGCCCTGCTGATCGCCGCCACCACCGCGACGACCAGCCGGACCCGGGTGGTGCTCGGCGTACGCGCCGACTTCTACGCCCACTGCGTCCAGGACCCCCGGCTGGTCGAGGCGATGCGCGGCGCGCAGCTCGCCGTCGGCCCGATGAGCAGCCAGGAGCTGCGCGAGGCCATCACCCGGCCGGCCAGGCTCGCCGGCTGTACGGTGACCGGACCGCTGCTGGCCGCCGTGGTCGCCGACGCGACCGGCCAGCCAGGTGCGTTGCCACTGATCTCACACGCGATGGTCGAGACCTGGCGCCGTCGCAGCGGCAACCGCCTGACCCTGGACGGGTACCTGGCGGCCGGCGGGATCCAGCACGCGCTCGCGCAGACCGCCGAGACCGCCTACCGGGCGTTGTCGCCGGTGCAGCAGAGCCTCGCCAGATCGCTGTTCCTCCGGCTGACCGCCCTGGGCGACGGTACCGAGGACACCAGGCGCCGCATCGCCCCGGACGAGCTGGACCCGGGCCCCGACACCGCCTTCGTGCTCGAATCCCTCGCCCGGCAACGGCTGGTGACGCTGGACGAGAGTTGCGTCGAGATCACCCACGAGGCGATCATCCGCTGCTGGCCGAGGCTGCGCGACTGGCTGACCGAAGACCGGGACCGGCTGGTCCTGCACCGGCAGCTCACCGACGCGACCGCCGACTGGGAGGCGCACGGCCGCGACCCGCACGCCGTGTGGCGGGGGGCCCGCCTCGCCGCAGCACTGGACCTGGCCGCCGCGGATCCCGGCCGGCTGACCTCCAGGGAGCGGTCTTTCCTCGGCGCGAGCAGGGACGCGCAGGCCGGCGAGATGGCGGCGGCCAGACGGCGGACGCTCCGTTTGCGGCAACTGGTCACGCTTCTCACCGTACTGATGGTCACCGCGGTCACCGCGGGAGTGCTGGCCGTCGGCTCCCGCGACGCGGCCGTCCGGCAGCGTAACGTCGCCATCGCGCGGAAGGCCGCCGCGGACGCGGCCGAGGTGCGGCACCGCAACCCCGCGCTCGCCGCGCAGTTGAACCTGGCCGCGTACCGGCTGGCAGCCACGAACGACGTCCGCGATCAGCTGATGAGCACGTTCGCGACGCCGTACATCAGCCGGCTCACCGGTCACACCTCCGACGTGGTCTCGATCTCCTTCGCCCCGCAGAGCACGGTCCTGGCCACCGCGAGTTGGGACGGCACGGTCCGGCTGTGGGACGTCGGGGACGCCCACCACCCCGTCCGGCTGGCGGTCCTGAACCAGCCCCGGCGGCTGCTGTCGGTCGCGTTCGGGCAGGGCGGCCGGGTCCTGGCGGCGGCGAGCGAACGATCGGTGCGGTTGTGGGACGTGGCGGACCGGCGGGCGCCCGTCGAGCTGAGCACCCTGCCGGTTCAGTCGGCCGCACCGATGTGGGTGGCGTTCCGGCCCGACGGCGACATCATCGCCACCGGCCACACCGACGGCGCGACGCGGCTGTGGGACGTGCGGGATCCCCGCCATCCGCGACCGCTGGCCACCCTCCCCGGCCATACCGCCGCGGTCACCTCCTCGGCGTTCAGCCCGGACGGCCGCAGGCTGGCGACCACCGGCGACACCACCGCCCGGCTGTGGGACGTCGCCGACCCCGCGCATCCGCGCCGGCTCGACGTGCTGCGCGGACACACCGACACGGTGACCTCGGTGGCGTTCAGCCCGGACGGCCGGACCGTGGCGACCGGGAGCTGGGATCACACCGCCCGGATCTGGCACATCGGCAGCAGCCCGCGGACGCGGCCACCGGCCGTTCTGCTCGGCCATGTCACGATCGTCTGGTCGGTGGCGTTCCACCCCGACGGCCGGACACTCGCCTCGGTCGGCGGGTCCACTCTGCTCTGGGATGTCGACGACCCGGCACACCCGAAGCGCGTCAGCGCGATTCCCGGTGGGGCCTACCAAGCCGCGTTCAGCCCGGACGGGCGCACGCTCGCCGACTCCGACCGGCTGCTGGACCTGCGGGACCTGTCGCTCGGGACCCACGACGACGTCGTCACGTCCCTGGCGTTCGCCCCTGGCGGCCGCCTGCTCGCCAGCGCCAGCTGGGACGGCACCGTACGGCTGTGGCAGGTCACCGGTGGCCGGGCCCTGTGGCCGCTGGCGCTCCTGCGCGGGCACACCAGGTTCGTGCGGTCCGTGGCGTTCAGCCCGGACGGGCGCACCCTCGTCTCGGCCGCCGAGGACGGCACCGTCCGCGTCTGGGACGTGACCGCTCCACGCGGACCGCGGCTCATGTCGGTCCTCACCCCCGATGCCGGTGAAGTCGCGGGGGCCGGCTTCGGCCCCGGCGGCCACGTGCTGGCCGTGTGGGCGAAAGCCGAGGCCGGACTGTGGGACCTGACCGATCCCGGCCGCCCCCGGCTGCTGAGCCGGATTGCCGAGGGCGGGCCGGACGTCACCATGGCGTCGTTCCGGCCCGACGGCCGCACACTGGTGACGAGCACGGGAGAGTCCGGCTCGCTGCGGTTCTGGGACATCAGCGAGCCGCGCAGCCCCAGGGAGCTCCGGTCCCCGCTCCGATCCGAGCCGCTGACCGGTGGCATGTTCAGCCCCGACAACCGGACCCTGGCCGCCGTCCACCGGCCGGACAAGACGGTCTGGCTGATCGATATCGGCGACACCGGCCGCCCGATGAAGGCGGTGAAGGCGGTGAAGGCGGGCACGGTGACGCGGCTACGGGCGTCCGGCTCCTGGCTCTACGCACTGGCCTTCTCCGCGGACGGCCGCCGACTCGCAGCCGGTGCCGCGGACGGCAGAATCCCGATGTGGGACGTGGGGGGTGCGGCTGCTTCCGTCCTCCTCACCGGTCAATCGAATCCGGTACCGGCCGTGGCGTTCGACCCGCACGGCAACACCCTGGCCACCGGCGGCAACGACTTCACCATCCGGCTCTGGGACACCGGCCTGGACAGGGTTGCCGCCCGCATCTGCGACCGTGCGTACCCGCGGATCACCAGAGCCGAATGGGCACGGTACTTCGCGGCGGTCGACTTCACCCCACCGTGCCCCGCCACATGA
- a CDS encoding transposase family protein encodes MPADASSPIPPAFDQLREHPEAVPEEIPDLLARLAQVPDPRDPRGVRHALVVVLALTACAVLAGATSLLAVGEWIADAPPSVLERLGIRPDPLCPKRVPA; translated from the coding sequence GTGCCTGCCGACGCATCATCGCCGATCCCGCCTGCCTTTGACCAACTCCGCGAGCATCCCGAGGCCGTACCCGAGGAGATCCCGGACCTGCTGGCGCGACTGGCCCAAGTGCCCGACCCGCGAGATCCGCGCGGCGTACGGCACGCACTGGTCGTCGTACTCGCGCTGACCGCGTGCGCGGTTCTGGCCGGAGCGACCTCTCTGCTGGCGGTCGGTGAGTGGATCGCAGATGCCCCGCCGTCCGTCCTGGAACGCCTCGGCATACGGCCAGATCCACTGTGCCCGAAGCGGGTTCCTGCCTGA
- a CDS encoding GNAT family N-acetyltransferase — MTPAALFTTRVYRSVDDLPLDRLEPLLASGTLYDSPAYLRYCEAASGGLLRHIILEDERGRTVGLVSLRVVRDDQVRRLYNLQALLDSPETDAKPAGETAPDSGTVPGFPPLFPNAIAAVPGAHCVLLTDPEADAALRSTQRGALARAAVELAEVEGCVATGFLYLDEDAAKDIADALGTDAPFLVAAQTELAGGWPDFEHYLATLSTSRRAMVRRERRQFAKGGITTRVLYGTQELNEATAQLQLRLLERYGVAGTVESILRDYAQLRATVEGQVRVFVCEQDGQPIGMSLGLVDGERLYMRLAGFDYSATDTRFTYFNAVYYEPILWGIEHGIKRYFFSTGTYDAKLARGCTPVPLYGVVQWPAPLRERAVLRLAAREASLRSELGLPE; from the coding sequence ATGACCCCTGCCGCGTTGTTCACCACGCGGGTCTACCGCAGCGTGGACGATCTTCCGCTGGATAGGCTCGAACCGCTCCTCGCCTCGGGAACGCTGTACGACTCGCCCGCGTATCTGCGCTACTGCGAAGCAGCGTCGGGCGGCCTGTTGCGGCACATCATTCTTGAGGACGAGCGAGGCCGAACGGTGGGTCTGGTCTCCCTGCGCGTCGTGCGCGACGACCAGGTAAGGAGGCTCTACAACCTCCAGGCGCTCCTCGACAGCCCGGAAACAGATGCCAAGCCGGCCGGGGAGACCGCGCCGGACTCCGGCACGGTGCCAGGCTTCCCACCTCTGTTCCCCAACGCCATCGCAGCGGTGCCCGGGGCCCATTGCGTGCTGCTGACCGACCCCGAGGCCGATGCCGCGCTACGCTCGACCCAGCGCGGCGCGTTGGCACGTGCGGCCGTGGAGTTGGCCGAGGTGGAGGGCTGCGTCGCGACGGGGTTCCTCTACCTCGACGAGGACGCGGCCAAGGACATTGCTGACGCGCTGGGCACCGACGCTCCCTTCCTCGTCGCCGCGCAAACCGAACTGGCTGGCGGCTGGCCCGATTTCGAGCACTACCTCGCCACGCTGAGCACCTCACGGCGCGCCATGGTCCGGCGAGAGCGCAGACAGTTTGCCAAGGGAGGAATTACCACACGTGTCTTGTACGGCACCCAGGAGCTGAACGAGGCCACGGCACAACTGCAACTGAGGTTGCTGGAACGCTACGGGGTCGCTGGGACAGTCGAGTCCATCCTGCGCGACTACGCCCAGTTGCGTGCCACCGTGGAGGGGCAGGTGCGCGTCTTCGTGTGTGAACAGGACGGGCAGCCCATTGGTATGAGCCTCGGTCTGGTTGACGGGGAGCGGCTCTACATGCGCCTCGCGGGCTTCGACTACTCCGCGACCGACACCAGGTTCACGTACTTCAACGCCGTGTACTACGAGCCGATCCTGTGGGGTATCGAGCACGGGATCAAGCGCTACTTCTTCAGCACTGGCACCTACGACGCCAAACTCGCCCGTGGCTGTACCCCCGTCCCGCTGTACGGGGTCGTTCAATGGCCCGCCCCACTGCGCGAACGAGCCGTACTCCGCCTCGCGGCGCGAGAAGCGTCCCTTCGATCGGAACTCGGACTGCCGGAATAG
- a CDS encoding GNAT family N-acetyltransferase, protein MSNDSLLGSAVRLIPLSVDHAEALFPSASDPEVWRWMPRPRPECLEEMRAMIMQMLADRARQCFAVQRLGDEAVVGSTSLYELDLTASRAEIGATWFDRACWGGPYNAESKLLLLGHAFDGLGLARIALRTDNLNVRSQQALTRLGLIHEGTLRSHMVRQDGTRRDSLYYSVLADEWPSVRDKLLARIAAKAPA, encoded by the coding sequence GTGAGCAACGACTCTCTCCTCGGCAGCGCTGTCCGTCTCATCCCGCTGTCTGTTGACCACGCAGAAGCGCTCTTCCCCTCTGCGTCGGATCCCGAGGTCTGGCGATGGATGCCTCGGCCTCGCCCTGAGTGCCTGGAAGAAATGCGGGCGATGATCATGCAGATGCTGGCGGATCGAGCCCGACAATGCTTCGCCGTCCAGCGCCTGGGAGACGAGGCGGTGGTCGGTTCAACCAGTTTGTATGAGCTTGACCTCACTGCCAGCCGGGCTGAAATTGGTGCGACCTGGTTCGATCGTGCTTGTTGGGGTGGCCCGTATAACGCCGAGTCCAAACTTCTGCTGCTCGGACACGCCTTCGACGGTCTGGGCCTCGCCCGAATCGCTTTACGGACCGACAACCTCAATGTGCGGTCCCAGCAAGCCCTGACACGGCTGGGGCTGATCCATGAAGGGACGCTGCGCAGCCACATGGTGCGCCAGGACGGCACGCGCCGTGATTCGCTGTACTACAGCGTACTCGCGGACGAGTGGCCATCTGTGCGCGACAAGCTGCTCGCCCGTATCGCGGCCAAAGCCCCTGCCTGA
- a CDS encoding DUF6308 family protein codes for MHGALRADNHALHRELTALRQSAGLPATVSALRVCDVVLWMHHRMDHQQRICTGT; via the coding sequence TTGCATGGCGCGCTGCGTGCTGACAACCATGCGCTACACCGTGAACTGACGGCCCTTCGACAGTCCGCCGGCCTCCCCGCGACTGTCAGTGCGCTGCGTGTCTGCGACGTGGTGCTCTGGATGCACCACCGTATGGATCATCAACAGAGAATCTGTACCGGGACCTGA
- a CDS encoding helix-turn-helix domain-containing protein: MSDESKKTARHLNEPWCQELRAAAGTMTRAQLAEAANMSKAKVQDILGGHMKPSMDDTARLAEALNYPKLRLLALAGYLEGLSNLLTYLDQIEEQAERMEHSAKRLPGDPLSGATRIANTALTEGNFEVSMRPLFLGTGDRRRHYADRVVLRPLHDGPVSESARTRVEAALYDELAWFGAGFTEGWREGTMALTINVPRFVGLRRGSGTPLLGVPRSIAVVGGHWAGSADVASFLGYAFDYDYSHVAFVASRAFSRLNHHYNDRFRDRDRLEVARTYVEGSDLGRIRVWAADTGDAETVASIIATSRTRKTPLIIHLRPTDELLEWTAHARSAQRHTLAAPGEDLRALHVARGKTDEALLPVANKVLVLPAALPSGARLTPTGEAVDSPDGFFDMWASLAEQAIRGMRERFRLPFNLQAALQRLNDVKIQV; this comes from the coding sequence ATGAGCGATGAATCGAAGAAGACTGCGCGACACCTCAACGAGCCCTGGTGTCAGGAACTACGTGCCGCGGCCGGAACCATGACTCGTGCGCAACTCGCCGAGGCTGCCAACATGAGCAAGGCCAAGGTGCAGGACATTCTCGGTGGACACATGAAGCCGAGCATGGACGACACCGCACGTCTGGCCGAGGCACTCAACTATCCGAAGTTGCGACTGCTCGCATTGGCCGGCTACCTCGAAGGGCTATCGAATCTTCTTACGTACCTCGACCAGATCGAGGAGCAGGCGGAGCGGATGGAACATTCCGCCAAGCGTCTTCCCGGAGATCCCCTGTCAGGGGCGACCCGCATCGCCAACACAGCCCTGACGGAAGGAAATTTTGAAGTCTCCATGCGTCCGCTGTTCTTGGGAACTGGAGATCGGCGACGGCACTATGCCGACCGTGTTGTACTGCGCCCGCTGCATGACGGACCAGTTTCGGAGTCTGCCCGTACGCGTGTTGAGGCGGCCCTCTATGACGAACTTGCATGGTTTGGGGCGGGCTTCACGGAAGGCTGGAGGGAAGGAACAATGGCCCTCACCATCAATGTGCCGCGCTTCGTTGGCCTCCGTCGAGGGTCTGGCACTCCGCTTCTCGGTGTGCCACGGTCCATCGCCGTCGTCGGAGGACACTGGGCAGGCTCTGCAGACGTCGCAAGTTTTCTCGGCTACGCCTTCGACTACGACTACAGCCATGTTGCCTTTGTCGCTTCTCGTGCCTTCTCACGGCTCAATCATCACTATAACGATCGCTTCCGAGACCGCGACCGACTGGAGGTCGCACGAACATACGTTGAGGGCAGTGACCTTGGACGAATCCGTGTTTGGGCAGCGGACACGGGTGACGCCGAGACCGTCGCCAGTATCATCGCTACATCACGTACACGTAAGACTCCGCTGATTATCCACCTGCGCCCCACCGATGAACTGCTCGAATGGACAGCGCATGCTAGAAGCGCGCAGCGTCACACTCTGGCCGCGCCGGGGGAAGATCTCCGTGCTCTTCACGTGGCACGCGGGAAGACAGATGAGGCCCTACTTCCGGTAGCAAACAAAGTCCTTGTGCTGCCAGCGGCCCTTCCTTCCGGTGCGCGATTGACCCCCACTGGAGAGGCGGTTGACTCACCTGACGGGTTCTTTGACATGTGGGCCTCGCTGGCGGAGCAGGCAATCCGAGGAATGCGTGAACGCTTTCGACTTCCGTTCAATCTGCAAGCGGCCTTGCAACGCCTCAATGATGTGAAGATCCAAGTCTGA
- a CDS encoding winged helix-turn-helix transcriptional regulator, with protein sequence MSLIAPKWTTWSAQTLAQQGGPMRVRDVAVRLPFVSEQFVGKRLAQMHDDGLVTRAGDRHSAPYQLSGFGNALSSVHRALSDWSHAHLSLGKVAGAERVEDAVRRLHLRHSTAVIQVLDAGGSMRFVHIAEQAGLDNGFTRQRLIRLQLDGLVTRTGPRHGDPYVLTAAGRALGPVYAAVEHWSNPVVTPRPALVGVAAATRTHTGIRTAAALRRSTVAPNSLFSHAPQPQPAGVTPPVASAAAGVPATGSSRRR encoded by the coding sequence CTGTCCCTGATAGCGCCGAAGTGGACCACTTGGTCGGCGCAGACCCTGGCCCAGCAGGGCGGACCCATGCGTGTGCGTGACGTCGCCGTCCGCCTCCCCTTTGTCAGCGAGCAGTTCGTCGGCAAGCGGCTGGCCCAGATGCACGATGACGGGCTGGTGACCCGAGCCGGTGATCGCCACAGTGCCCCATACCAGCTCAGTGGGTTCGGCAACGCACTGTCATCGGTACACCGGGCGCTGTCCGACTGGTCCCACGCGCACCTGTCGCTCGGCAAGGTGGCCGGTGCCGAGCGCGTCGAGGACGCCGTGCGCCGGCTGCACCTTCGCCACTCGACCGCCGTGATCCAGGTCCTCGACGCGGGCGGGTCCATGCGGTTCGTCCACATCGCCGAACAGGCAGGACTGGACAACGGCTTCACCCGGCAGCGCCTGATCCGGCTTCAGCTCGACGGCCTGGTCACCCGCACCGGACCGCGCCACGGCGATCCGTATGTCCTGACCGCGGCCGGGCGGGCGCTGGGCCCGGTCTACGCAGCCGTCGAGCACTGGAGCAACCCCGTCGTCACACCGCGTCCCGCCCTTGTCGGGGTCGCGGCGGCCACACGCACCCACACGGGCATCCGGACCGCAGCCGCCCTGCGTCGCAGCACCGTCGCGCCGAACTCCCTGTTCAGCCATGCCCCGCAGCCACAACCGGCCGGAGTGACTCCGCCCGTTGCCTCGGCCGCCGCCGGCGTGCCCGCTACTGGCTCCTCCCGCCGCCGCTGA
- a CDS encoding UDP-N-acetylglucosamine 1-carboxyvinyltransferase has translation MADDYLVRIGKLIRDARQHRGWTQAQLAEALATSQSAVNRIERGNQNISLEMIARIGEALDSEIVSLGYAGPMHLRVVGGRRLSGAIDVKTSKNACVALLCASLLNQGRTVLRRVARIEEVYRLLEVLNSIGVRTRWINDGVDLEIVPPAELNMAAIDAEAAVRTRSIIMFLGPLLHRMNHFKLPYAGGCDLGTRTIEPHMIALRRFGLEVAATEGQYHAIVDRAVHPDRPIVLTERGDTVTENALLAAARYDGVTVIRNASSNYMVQDLCFFLEALGVRVEGIGSTTLTVHGVPDINVDVDYSPSEDPVEAMSLLAAAVVTESELTVRRVPIEFLEIELAVLEEMGLDHDRTPEYPADNGRTRLIDLTVRPSKLEAPIDKIHPMPFPGLNIDNVPFFAAIAAVAQGKTLIHDWVYDNRAIYLTDLNRLGARLQLLDPHRVLVEGPTRWRAAEMMCPPALRPAVVVLLAMMAAEGTSVLRNVYVINRGYEDLAERLNSVGAQIEIFRDI, from the coding sequence ATGGCAGACGACTACCTCGTACGCATCGGCAAGCTCATCCGTGACGCCCGGCAGCACCGGGGCTGGACACAGGCGCAGCTGGCCGAGGCGCTCGCAACCAGCCAGAGTGCCGTCAACCGCATCGAGCGAGGCAACCAAAACATCAGCCTTGAGATGATCGCTCGAATCGGTGAAGCACTGGACAGTGAAATCGTCTCTCTGGGCTATGCGGGACCGATGCACCTGCGGGTCGTGGGTGGCCGTCGGTTGTCCGGCGCGATCGACGTGAAGACCAGCAAGAACGCTTGCGTGGCCCTGCTGTGCGCCTCACTGCTCAACCAGGGGCGCACGGTGCTGCGCCGGGTCGCCCGGATCGAGGAGGTCTACCGTCTCCTCGAGGTCCTGAACTCCATCGGCGTACGGACCCGTTGGATCAACGACGGTGTCGACCTGGAGATCGTGCCGCCGGCCGAGCTGAACATGGCCGCGATCGACGCCGAGGCCGCCGTACGCACCCGTTCCATCATCATGTTCCTCGGTCCGCTGCTGCACCGTATGAACCACTTCAAGCTGCCGTACGCCGGTGGCTGCGACCTCGGTACGCGGACCATCGAGCCGCACATGATCGCGCTGCGCCGGTTCGGGCTGGAGGTCGCGGCGACGGAGGGGCAGTATCACGCCATCGTCGACCGTGCCGTCCACCCGGACCGGCCGATCGTACTGACCGAGCGCGGGGACACGGTTACCGAAAACGCTCTGCTGGCGGCCGCCCGGTACGACGGCGTAACCGTTATCCGCAACGCCTCTTCCAACTACATGGTCCAGGACCTGTGTTTCTTCCTGGAGGCGCTCGGGGTGCGGGTCGAGGGCATCGGCAGCACCACGCTCACGGTGCACGGCGTGCCGGACATCAACGTCGACGTCGACTACTCGCCCTCCGAGGACCCGGTCGAGGCGATGAGCCTGCTGGCCGCCGCCGTCGTCACCGAGTCGGAGCTGACGGTGCGCCGGGTGCCCATCGAGTTCCTGGAGATCGAGCTGGCGGTCCTGGAGGAGATGGGGCTCGACCACGACCGTACGCCGGAGTACCCGGCCGACAACGGCCGCACCCGTCTGATCGACCTCACGGTCCGGCCCTCCAAGCTGGAGGCGCCGATCGACAAGATCCACCCGATGCCGTTCCCCGGGCTGAACATCGACAACGTCCCCTTCTTCGCGGCCATCGCGGCCGTCGCGCAGGGCAAGACCCTCATCCACGACTGGGTCTACGACAACCGCGCGATCTATCTGACGGACCTGAACCGGCTCGGCGCCCGGCTTCAACTCCTCGACCCGCACCGGGTGTTGGTCGAAGGCCCGACGCGCTGGCGGGCCGCCGAGATGATGTGCCCGCCGGCCCTGCGGCCCGCGGTGGTCGTGCTGCTGGCGATGATGGCGGCGGAGGGTACGTCGGTGCTGCGCAACGTGTACGTCATCAACCGCGGTTACGAGGACCTGGCCGAGCGGCTGAACTCCGTCGGGGCGCAGATCGAGATCTTCCGGGACATCTGA
- a CDS encoding DUF4236 domain-containing protein, whose protein sequence is MPLTFRKSFRILPGVRLNINRHSWSITTGGGKHGPRHTHSSTGRRTTSVDLPGPFGWRRTRKDRHH, encoded by the coding sequence ATGCCCCTCACCTTCCGCAAGAGTTTCCGCATCCTCCCCGGGGTGCGGCTGAACATCAATCGGCATTCCTGGTCGATCACGACCGGCGGCGGCAAGCACGGACCGCGTCACACGCACAGCAGCACCGGACGTCGTACGACATCGGTTGATTTGCCCGGACCTTTCGGGTGGCGTCGTACGCGTAAGGACAGGCACCATTGA
- a CDS encoding class I SAM-dependent methyltransferase produces MPTLPPPFGAQPHAQPNAQPHAHRQMAESFGVDAGRYDRTRPRYPAPLIDRIVAGRSGPDPLSVLDVGCGTGIVARQLQAAGCRVLGVEPDERMAEKARAHGVEAEVSTFESWEPAGRAFDAVVAGQAWHWIDPVAGAAKAGRTLRAGGRLAAFWNVPRLPDDLTTALAGAYRRVAPDSPIDVGAMRRGADGYRAPATKAADAIRETGKFGEPEQWRFDWEWTYTRDAWLDQMRTHGILTRLPADRVAEVLAEVGAAIDARGGGFTAPYATVVVTAVRGVDG; encoded by the coding sequence ATGCCCACTTTACCGCCGCCCTTCGGCGCCCAACCCCACGCCCAACCAAACGCCCAACCCCACGCGCACCGGCAGATGGCCGAGTCCTTCGGTGTCGACGCCGGACGCTACGACCGGACCCGTCCCCGATATCCCGCCCCCCTGATCGACCGGATCGTGGCCGGCCGGTCCGGGCCCGACCCCCTGAGTGTCCTCGACGTCGGCTGCGGCACCGGGATCGTCGCCCGGCAACTCCAGGCGGCCGGTTGCCGGGTGCTCGGGGTCGAGCCGGACGAGCGAATGGCCGAGAAGGCTCGCGCCCACGGAGTGGAGGCCGAGGTCTCGACGTTCGAGTCGTGGGAGCCCGCGGGCCGCGCCTTCGATGCCGTCGTCGCCGGCCAGGCCTGGCACTGGATCGATCCGGTCGCGGGGGCCGCGAAGGCCGGGCGGACACTGCGAGCGGGCGGACGGCTCGCCGCGTTCTGGAACGTGCCCCGACTCCCCGACGATCTGACGACGGCACTGGCCGGCGCCTACCGGCGGGTGGCACCCGACTCGCCGATCGACGTCGGGGCCATGCGGCGCGGCGCGGACGGATATCGGGCGCCTGCCACGAAGGCCGCCGACGCGATCCGGGAGACGGGCAAGTTCGGCGAGCCGGAGCAGTGGCGGTTCGACTGGGAGTGGACCTACACCCGGGACGCCTGGCTGGACCAGATGCGCACCCACGGCATCCTCACCCGACTTCCGGCCGACCGGGTGGCGGAGGTGCTGGCCGAAGTCGGGGCCGCGATCGACGCGAGGGGCGGCGGCTTCACCGCACCGTACGCGACGGTGGTGGTGACGGCGGTGCGGGGCGTCGACGGCTGA